A portion of the Candidatus Schekmanbacteria bacterium genome contains these proteins:
- a CDS encoding type I restriction endonuclease subunit R, with protein MTYYSEDELIEQPTIELFQSLGYDYKYCYNETFGDNGTLGRDTPSEVVIVERLKEALVKLNHSATPETIALAIEELTRDRRAMNPAHVNREIYRMLRDGVKVSMRNADGSEEVEIIKVIDFKNHGNNDFLLTSQLWVTGEMYKRRADLVGFVNGLPLIFIELKAVHKKLENAFKDNLTDYKDTIPQLFWYNAFIIISNGAESRIGSISADYEHFSEWKKINSEGEEGIVSLETIIKGTCNKIKFIDLLENFVLYQDTGGALIKVIAKNHQYLGVNNAIESFGKIKEQEGRLGVFWHTQGSGKSFSMIFFSQKILRKFEGNYTFLIVTDRKELDNQIYKNFANCGAVTEQEVHAESGKHLEQLLKENHRNIFTLIHKFGDINEKVSDRSDIIVITDEAHRSQYDLLAMNMRKALPNAAFIAFTGTPLMVGEELTKKTFGDYISIYNFKQSVDDNATVPLYYENRIPEVQLKNEDLNDDLQKIIEEAMLDDEQEEKLQREFARQYHIITRDDRLNKIAEDIVGHFANRGYQGKAMVVSIDKPTAVKMYDKVQKYWGKYIEELKTKANGMKSGRELIEKKIRYMEETDMAVVVSSEQNEIEKFRKLKLDIKKHRERMVKEDLAEKFKDPDNPFRIVFVCAMWMTGFDVQSLSTIYLDKPMKNHTLMQTIARANRVFRNKTNGLIVDYIGIFRELQKALAIYGSGAGGGIRTGDTPIKPKDELIKELEQALADTEQFLKERGIDSEKIIKANKLEKIKLLVDAVDAILINDESKNRYLFLAGVVKKFFKAILPDTKANKFYERCALLNAIAEKIRSMTEETDISVVTGKIEKILDDSIEAEGYVIEQLYEDDGEPYRIDLSKIDLEALRKKFAKEHKHIQVEILKWKINSKLTKMVRLNKTRIDFLEKFQSLLDEYNSGAVNIESFFDELLEFAQNLNEEDKRGIAESLSEEELAVFDLLKKPDINKKESQQVKSACKELLEKLKEEKLVLDWRKKQQTRAQVLFTIETVLDNMLPESYSKDIFGKICTSTYQHIYDSYYGAGKSIYDLHI; from the coding sequence ATGACCTATTATAGCGAAGATGAACTTATAGAACAGCCCACCATAGAGTTATTTCAATCACTCGGATATGATTACAAATACTGCTACAATGAGACCTTCGGAGACAACGGAACTCTGGGAAGAGACACGCCATCCGAAGTTGTTATAGTTGAAAGACTCAAAGAAGCACTTGTCAAATTAAATCATTCTGCCACTCCTGAGACTATAGCCCTTGCCATCGAAGAGTTAACCCGTGACAGAAGAGCTATGAATCCAGCCCATGTCAACAGGGAAATTTACAGGATGCTGCGGGACGGGGTTAAGGTCTCAATGCGAAATGCGGATGGAAGCGAAGAAGTGGAAATAATCAAAGTTATAGATTTCAAAAATCATGGCAACAATGATTTCTTACTTACTTCTCAGCTCTGGGTGACAGGAGAAATGTATAAGAGGCGGGCTGACCTTGTGGGGTTCGTAAATGGTCTTCCTCTCATATTCATAGAGTTAAAAGCTGTTCACAAGAAGCTTGAAAATGCTTTCAAAGACAACCTTACGGACTATAAAGACACCATACCACAGCTTTTCTGGTACAACGCTTTTATCATTATTTCAAATGGAGCAGAAAGCAGGATAGGTTCGATTTCGGCTGATTATGAGCACTTCAGTGAATGGAAGAAGATTAACAGCGAAGGAGAGGAAGGTATAGTCTCTCTTGAAACTATAATCAAAGGAACCTGCAATAAAATAAAGTTCATAGACTTATTGGAAAACTTTGTCCTCTATCAGGACACAGGTGGTGCACTCATCAAAGTAATTGCTAAGAACCATCAATACCTCGGCGTAAACAACGCTATCGAGTCCTTCGGGAAAATAAAAGAACAAGAGGGAAGGCTGGGAGTATTTTGGCACACACAGGGAAGTGGGAAGAGCTTTTCCATGATATTCTTCTCCCAGAAGATATTGAGGAAGTTTGAAGGAAATTATACCTTCCTGATTGTCACCGACAGAAAAGAGCTTGACAATCAGATTTACAAGAACTTTGCAAACTGCGGAGCTGTTACTGAGCAGGAAGTTCATGCCGAAAGCGGAAAACACCTTGAACAACTCCTGAAGGAGAACCACCGGAACATCTTCACTCTCATTCATAAGTTCGGCGATATAAATGAGAAAGTATCAGACCGCTCAGACATCATTGTCATCACCGATGAAGCACACAGAAGCCAGTATGACCTTCTCGCCATGAACATGAGGAAAGCCCTGCCCAATGCTGCCTTTATAGCATTTACAGGAACGCCTCTCATGGTAGGCGAGGAGCTTACAAAGAAAACCTTTGGCGACTATATCAGCATTTATAATTTCAAGCAGTCAGTTGATGATAACGCAACAGTCCCACTCTACTACGAAAATCGGATTCCCGAAGTTCAGTTAAAAAATGAAGACCTGAACGATGACCTCCAGAAGATTATCGAGGAGGCAATGCTCGATGACGAGCAAGAAGAAAAGCTTCAGAGGGAATTTGCACGACAATACCACATTATCACAAGAGATGACCGCCTTAATAAGATTGCTGAGGACATAGTCGGGCACTTTGCAAACAGGGGATATCAGGGGAAGGCAATGGTTGTATCCATTGATAAGCCTACGGCAGTCAAAATGTATGACAAGGTGCAGAAATACTGGGGAAAGTATATTGAGGAGCTTAAAACAAAAGCCAATGGGATGAAAAGTGGCAGGGAACTGATTGAAAAGAAAATAAGGTACATGGAAGAGACCGACATGGCTGTCGTGGTAAGCAGCGAGCAGAACGAGATAGAGAAATTTCGAAAGCTCAAGCTGGACATAAAGAAACACCGTGAACGGATGGTTAAAGAAGACCTTGCTGAGAAGTTTAAAGACCCTGATAACCCTTTCAGAATTGTATTTGTTTGCGCCATGTGGATGACAGGTTTTGATGTGCAATCATTGTCCACCATCTACCTTGATAAGCCCATGAAAAATCACACGCTCATGCAAACTATTGCCCGGGCAAACAGAGTGTTTAGAAATAAGACAAATGGTCTAATAGTGGATTACATTGGCATATTCAGGGAACTCCAGAAAGCCCTTGCCATCTATGGTTCAGGAGCTGGTGGAGGAATCAGGACTGGTGATACCCCAATAAAACCTAAAGATGAGCTTATCAAAGAACTTGAGCAGGCGCTTGCTGATACGGAGCAGTTCCTTAAAGAGCGTGGGATAGATAGTGAAAAGATAATCAAGGCAAATAAACTTGAAAAGATAAAACTCTTAGTTGATGCGGTGGATGCAATACTGATAAATGATGAATCAAAAAACAGATATCTCTTTCTTGCTGGTGTAGTGAAAAAGTTTTTCAAGGCAATTCTTCCGGACACGAAAGCCAATAAGTTTTATGAGAGATGTGCTTTGCTTAATGCAATTGCTGAAAAGATACGCTCAATGACAGAAGAAACAGATATCTCAGTCGTTACAGGCAAGATCGAAAAAATTCTGGATGACTCCATAGAAGCTGAAGGGTATGTGATAGAACAACTTTATGAAGATGATGGCGAACCTTACAGAATTGACCTTTCAAAGATTGATTTGGAAGCTCTCAGGAAAAAATTTGCCAAAGAGCATAAGCATATCCAAGTTGAAATATTGAAGTGGAAAATTAATTCCAAACTAACAAAGATGGTGCGGTTAAATAAAACAAGAATTGATTTTCTTGAGAAATTCCAGAGTCTTTTAGATGAATACAATTCAGGTGCTGTAAATATAGAAAGTTTCTTTGATGAACTGCTTGAATTCGCACAGAATCTTAATGAAGAGGATAAGCGTGGTATTGCTGAAAGCCTATCTGAAGAGGAGCTTGCAGTCTTCGACCTCCTTAAAAAGCCTGACATCAATAAAAAGGAAAGCCAACAGGTAAAATCAGCCTGCAAAGAACTCCTTGAAAAACTTAAAGAAGAAAAACTTGTCCTCGACTGGAGAAAGAAACAACAGACTCGCGCCCAGGTGCTTTTTACAATAGAAACTGTTCTTGATAATATGCTTCCTGAAAGCTACTCGAAGGATATATTCGGAAAAATATGCACATCAACATACCAGCATATTTACGATTCCTATTATGGAGCCGGTAAAAGCATCTATGACCTGCACATATAA